From Nicotiana tabacum cultivar K326 chromosome 22, ASM71507v2, whole genome shotgun sequence, one genomic window encodes:
- the LOC107802535 gene encoding ACT domain-containing protein ACR3 — protein sequence MARRYGPYFDPEYETLSIRINPPRVSVDNVSCKECTLVKVDSVNRPGILLEVVQILTDLDLVITKAYISSDGGWFMDVFHVTDQHGKKVTDSSTIGHIEKALGPEGYTSGILKTWPGRRVGVNSVGDYTTIELIGSDRPGLLSEISAVLANLHFNVAAAEVWTHNRRTACVLYVNDNCSSLDVDEESRLCVMEEQLNNILRGCEDDESGAHATFTVGSTHVDRRLHQMFFADRDYEGGCLEMEIEYPPSFKPEVRIESCVEKGYSVVSVSCKDRPKLMFDIVCTLTDMQYAVFHATISSDGPYASQEYFIRHMDGCTLESEEEKEKVVKCLEAAIRRRISEGFSLELCAKDRVGLLSEVTRVLRENGLSVTRAGVTTIGEKAKNVFYVRDASGNPVEMKTIERLREEIGQTMMLNVKKVPTSAKVPETGGLAKISFFFGGLLERFRT from the exons ATGGCAAGGAGATATGGGCCTTATTTTGATCCTGAATATGAAACCTTAAGTATCAGAATAAACCCTCCAAG gGTATCTGTGGACAATGTGAGTTGCAAAGAATGCACTCTAGTGAAG GTTGACAGTGTCAACAGACCTGGAATACTGCTGGAAGTGGTGCAAATCCTAACAGACCTTGATCTTGTAATTACCAAAGCCTACATATCCTCTGATGGCGGGTGGTTCATGGATG TATTTCATGTTACTGATCAACACGGCAAGAAAGTTACAGACAGCAGCACTATCGGTCATATAGAAAAA GCTCTAGGACCTGAAGGTTACACATCAGGCATATTGAAGACTTGGCCAGGTAGAAGGGTAGGAGTGAACTCTGTGGGAGATTACACCACCATTGAGCTTATAGGAAGCGATCGTCCGGGTCTTTTATCTGAAATTTCTGCTGTACTAGCCAATCTTCATTTTAATGTCGCTGCTGCTGAGGTTTGGACCCATAATAGGCGCACAGCATGTGTTCTTTATGTCAATGATAATTGTTCATCACTTGATGTGGATGAAGAATCCAGATTATGTGTCATGGAAGAGCAACTCAATAACATACTTCGTGGATGTGAGGATGATGAGAGTGGGGCTCATGCTACTTTCACAGTTGGTAGTACTCATGTTGATCGGCGGCTTCATCAGATGTTCTTTGCTGATAGGGACTACGAAGGTGGTTGTCTCGAAATGGAGATAGAATACCCTCCTAGCTTCAAACCAGAAGTCAGAATTGAAAGCTGTGTCGAGAAAGGGTACTCAGTGGTCAGTGTAAGTTGCAAGGATAGACCAAAGCTTATGTTTGACATTGTATGCACCCTCACAGACATGCAGTATGCTGTTTTCCATGCCACTATCTCATCTGATGGTCCCTATGCATCACAG GAATATTTTATCCGCCACATGGATGGTTGCACTCTGGAATCTGAAGAGGAGAAGGAAAAGGTTGTGAAGTGTCTTGAAGCTGCGATTCGGCGAAGGATAAGTGAG GGTTTTAGTCTAGAGTTATGTGCCAAGGACCGAGTTGGCTTACTTTCTGAAGTTACGAGAGTCCTACGAGAAAATGGGCTATCAGTGACTAGAGCTGGTGTCACAACTATCGGGGAGAAAGCAAAGAATGTCTTCTACGTACGAGATGCATCTGGAAACCCTGTAGAGATGAAGACCATTGAAAGACTGCGTGAAGAAATTGGACAGACAATGATGCTTAATGTGAAGAAAGTCCCAACATCTGCAAAGGTACCTGAAACTGGTGGTTTGGCCAAGATAAGCTTTTTCTTCGGAGGCTTACTTGAAAGATTCCGTACTTAG